A stretch of Gouania willdenowi chromosome 21, fGouWil2.1, whole genome shotgun sequence DNA encodes these proteins:
- the LOC114454673 gene encoding protein pop-1-like, which produces MLFLKEHRKSAEEDLGVRTSAVVNKFLGERWKSLPAEDKDQYNTEAKRCALLHHEQNPDWTNRKNYAKKRRLTRRVGVSTC; this is translated from the exons ATGCTGTTTCTCAAAGAGCACAGGAAGTCTGCGGAGGAAGATCTGGGCGTGAGGACGAGCGCTGTCGTCAACAAATTCCTCGGTGAACGG TGGAAGTCATTGCCAGCGGAGGACAAAGATCAGTATAATACTGAGGCCAAACGTTGTGCTTTGCTCCACCACGAGCAGAACCCCGACTGGACCAACAGAAAGAACTAT GCAAAGAAAAGGAGACTAACTCggagagtgggcgtgtccacGTGTTAG
- the LOC114454670 gene encoding transcription factor 7-like 1 yields MWASEQHVQPDDTFSYWPEDYDDGYGAQQINGQYVAQLLQDQTTFADDQDGAPNYEDLTTVDVLSIAEYCHPQNHCPTTINPIPNDVHMQAQQYIELQTFIPSVVSAMTDNGLPVFTAGMNPLPTFGGQNENDVVSIVQPEPPEVPAVPAPPVKAPVLKKVNKRKAEKVEEGPYIKKPPNAFMLFLKEHRKSAEENLGVRTSAVVNKFLGERWKSLPAEDKDQYNTEAKRCALLHHEQNPDWTNRKNYAKKRRLTRRVGVSTC; encoded by the exons ATGTGGGCCTCAGAACAGCACGTTCAGCCG GATGATACTTTTTCATACTGGCCTGAGGATTATGATGACGGGTACGGGGCCCAACAAATAAATGGCCAGTACGTTGCCCAACTGCTTCAGGACCAAACAACGTTCGCTGACGACCAGGACGGGGCTCCAAACTATGAAGACCTGACAACCGTTGATGTCTTGTCTATTGCAGAGTACTGCCACCCACAAAATCATTGCCCTACAACCATCAACCCCATTCCTAATGATGTGCACATGCAGGCCCAACAATATATTGAGCTCCAAACCTTCATCCCATCGGTTGTGTCTGCTATGACA GATAATGGACTTCCAGTGTTCACTGCAGGGATGAATCCACTTCCCACTTTTGGAGGACA GAATGAGAATGACGTTGTTTCAATCGTGCAACCAGaacccccagaagtcccagcaGTCCCAGCACCCCCAGTGAAGGCTCCAGTCTTAAA AAAGGTGAACAAGCGTAAGGCGGAGAAGGTGGAAGAGGGGCCGTACATAAAAAAGCCCCCCAATGCCTTCATGCTGTTTCTCAAAGAGCACAGGAAGTCTGCGGAGGAAAATCTGGGCGTGAGGACGAGCGCTGTCGTCAACAAATTCCTCGGTGAACGG TGGAAGTCATTGCCAGCGGAGGACAAAGATCAGTATAATACTGAGGCCAAACGTTGTGCTTTGCTCCACCACGAGCAGAACCCCGACTGGACCAACAGAAAGAACTAT GCAAAGAAAAGGAGACTAACTCggagagtgggcgtgtccacGTGTTAG
- the LOC114454668 gene encoding transcription factor 7-like 1 yields MWASEQHVQPDDTFSYWPEDYDDGYGAQQINGQYVAQLLQDQTTFADDQDGAPTYEDLTTVDVLSIAEYCHPQNPCPTTINPIPNVVHMQAQQYIELQTFIPSAVSAMTDNGLPVFTAGMNPLPTFGGQNENDVVSIVQPEPPAVPAVPAPPVKAPVLKKVNKRKAEKVEEGPYIKKPPNAFMLFLKEHRKSAEEDLGVRTSAVVNKFLGERWKSLPAEDKDQYNTEAKRCALLHHEQNPDWTNRKNYAKKRRLTRRVGVSTC; encoded by the exons ATGTGGGCCTCAGAACAGCACGTTCAGCCA GATGATACTTTTTCATACTGGCCTGAGGACTATGATGACGGGTACGGGGCCCAACAAATAAATGGCCAGTACGTTGCCCAACTGCTTCAGGACCAAACAACGTTCGCTGACGACCAGGACGGGGCTCCAACCTATGAAGACCTGACAACCGTTGATGTCTTGTCTATTGCAGAGTACTGCCACCCACAAAATCCTTGCCCTACAACCATCAACCCCATTCCTAATGTTGTGCACATGCAGGCCCAACAATATATTGAGCTCCAAACCTTCATCCCATCGGCTGTGTCTGCTATGACA GATAATGGACTTCCAGTGTTCACTGCAGGGATGAATCCACTTCCCACTTTTGGAGGACA GAATGAGAATGACGTTGTTTCAATCGTGCAACCAGAACCCCCAGCAGTCCCAGCAGTCCCAGCACCCCCAGTGAAGGCTCCAgtcttaaa AAAGGTGAACAAGCGTAAGGCAGAGAAGGTGGAAGAGGGGCCGTACATAAAAAAGCCCCCCAATGCCTTCATGCTGTTTCTCAAAGAGCACAGGAAGTCTGCGGAGGAAGATCTGGGCGTGAGGACGAGCGCTGTCGTCAACAAATTCCTCGGTGAACGG TGGAAGTCATTGCCAGCGGAGGACAAAGATCAGTATAATACTGAGGCCAAACGTTGTGCTTTGCTCCACCACGAGCAGAACCCCGACTGGACCAACAGAAAGAACTAT GCAAAGAAAAGGAGACTAACTCggagagtgggcgtgtccacGTGTTAG